In the Pseudanabaena sp. PCC 7367 genome, one interval contains:
- a CDS encoding adenylate/guanylate cyclase domain-containing protein, with translation MPYLIQDFDTLMETVFELAIGSNTIGRGSKNQIILEDHTKSVSRQHAEVIVEPGQVFIIDLGSRNHTFVNGQQIDQRSQLQDGDIVQVGNLPLKFVRSTAEAIAQENFDRELQEIAAQPAPEEEEEMQVVKQMPTALHQTAMQDLLRSDIADISGRSAQGSILKIRNEDQNQRTVDKLQILLEVSKLLSRGRSENLGSLLEKILDLLFEIMNVERSAILLVNEATGLLESKAVRAREEVDVARRFYSQKIVNFVRQSGDALLTSNAGSDRRFDASQSILQSSIRAAMCVPLRPVDEVIGVLYVDNLSLYNAYADEDLEFLSALANQAALAIDNFQLNSKMQQEALVRSKLESFFPQAVSHKLQEEGGLQTIETEVTALFCDISGFTQLSSRLPPREVIEMLNEYFQVMVEDIVFHYEGTLENYLGDGLFAVWGAPYRKPDDVIRAIWAAIEMQLALFKLNQQWLIQGRDLQLQIHIGLNTGQVAAGNIGSEKLIQYGTIGDTNNVASRICAVAKADEILVSHSTYLGLQDQMLPFERLEPVKVKGKDKPIQVYKLLWDEVDLIAPDFLDLSITASL, from the coding sequence ATGCCTTACCTGATTCAAGATTTTGACACATTGATGGAAACCGTGTTTGAGCTAGCGATCGGCTCAAATACCATTGGTCGTGGTAGTAAAAATCAGATCATTTTGGAAGACCACACCAAAAGTGTATCGCGCCAGCATGCGGAAGTAATTGTGGAGCCGGGGCAAGTATTTATTATCGATCTAGGTAGCCGGAATCATACCTTTGTGAATGGCCAGCAAATTGATCAGCGATCTCAACTTCAAGATGGCGATATTGTACAGGTGGGAAATCTGCCGCTCAAGTTTGTGCGATCGACCGCAGAAGCAATCGCTCAGGAAAATTTCGATCGAGAGCTACAGGAGATTGCCGCCCAGCCTGCACCGGAAGAAGAAGAAGAAATGCAGGTGGTGAAACAAATGCCAACGGCTCTGCATCAGACAGCGATGCAGGATTTGTTGCGATCGGATATAGCGGATATATCGGGTAGATCAGCGCAGGGTTCGATATTAAAAATTCGCAATGAAGACCAGAATCAGCGGACAGTAGACAAACTGCAAATTCTGTTGGAAGTCAGCAAACTACTATCGCGGGGGCGCAGTGAAAACCTGGGCAGCCTGCTGGAAAAGATTCTCGATCTGCTGTTTGAGATCATGAATGTGGAGCGATCGGCAATTTTATTGGTCAATGAAGCTACTGGCTTGCTAGAGAGCAAAGCGGTGCGGGCAAGAGAGGAAGTAGACGTGGCGCGGCGGTTTTATAGCCAGAAAATTGTTAACTTTGTGCGCCAGAGTGGTGATGCGCTATTGACTTCTAATGCGGGTAGCGATCGGCGGTTTGATGCTTCGCAGTCTATTTTGCAATCCTCGATCCGCGCGGCAATGTGTGTACCATTGCGTCCTGTAGATGAAGTGATTGGCGTGTTGTATGTGGATAATTTATCTTTATACAATGCATACGCAGACGAGGATTTAGAGTTTTTGAGCGCACTCGCTAATCAGGCGGCACTGGCGATCGACAACTTCCAATTGAATTCCAAAATGCAGCAGGAAGCATTGGTGCGCAGTAAATTAGAAAGCTTTTTCCCCCAAGCTGTGAGCCATAAGTTACAGGAAGAAGGCGGCCTGCAGACGATCGAAACGGAGGTTACTGCGCTCTTTTGTGATATCAGTGGCTTTACCCAACTCTCTTCGAGATTGCCGCCCAGGGAAGTAATTGAAATGCTGAATGAGTATTTCCAGGTGATGGTGGAGGATATTGTATTTCACTATGAAGGCACACTGGAGAATTATTTAGGTGATGGTTTGTTTGCGGTGTGGGGTGCGCCCTATCGTAAGCCAGATGACGTGATTCGAGCCATTTGGGCAGCGATCGAAATGCAGTTAGCTTTATTTAAACTGAATCAGCAATGGCTGATCCAGGGGCGCGATCTGCAGTTGCAAATTCACATTGGGCTCAATACTGGCCAGGTGGCAGCGGGTAATATTGGTTCCGAGAAGCTAATCCAATATGGCACGATCGGCGATACAAATAATGTGGCCAGCCGAATTTGCGCTGTGGCCAAGGCCGATGAGATTTTAGTTTCCCATTCCACCTATTTAGGCTTGCAAGACCAGATGCTGCCATTCGAGCGGCTGGAGCCAGTGAAGGTGAAGGGCAAAGATAAACCGATTCAGGTCTATAAGTTGTTGTGGGATGAGGTGGATTTGATCGCGCCGGATTTTTTGGATCTGTCGATCACGGCCAGTTTGTAA
- a CDS encoding tyrosine-type recombinase/integrase, which yields MSNLVSTSIAADPDIIAQLLADKRSINTKRAYQKDLKDFFNHTFEQPPSQELIAEFLQLERFTAIAIVLKYKSQLITRGLKEATVNRRLSAIKSLVNFANKIGHCEWNLNQVQGEQVQAYRDTTGVNLQAIKAMLGIPNQETINGKRDYAILRLLWDNALRRSEVVRTNVSDFDIHSRSLLILGKGRGTQKTSISLSHPTIAAIQAWLDTRKDPPAHYPLFISLAPGSYGQRLNNNFIYKLVDHVAKEVGIPKQMSPHRIRHSAITAALDATNGNVRKVQKLSRHKKIDTLMKYDDNRLDVQGEITDLLSNIL from the coding sequence ATGAGCAATCTTGTCAGCACCTCGATCGCCGCCGACCCGGACATCATTGCCCAACTCCTTGCCGACAAGCGCAGCATCAACACCAAACGGGCTTACCAAAAAGACCTGAAGGATTTTTTTAACCACACCTTTGAGCAACCACCATCTCAAGAACTAATTGCTGAATTCTTGCAGCTAGAACGCTTCACCGCAATCGCCATTGTACTGAAATATAAATCCCAACTGATTACCCGTGGCCTCAAAGAAGCAACGGTCAATCGCCGCCTGTCTGCGATCAAATCCCTGGTCAACTTTGCCAATAAAATCGGCCACTGTGAATGGAACTTGAATCAAGTGCAGGGCGAGCAAGTACAGGCTTACCGCGATACTACTGGCGTAAATCTCCAGGCAATCAAAGCGATGCTGGGTATTCCCAATCAAGAGACAATTAACGGCAAGCGTGACTATGCCATTTTAAGGTTGCTGTGGGACAATGCGTTGCGCCGTAGTGAGGTCGTTCGCACTAATGTAAGCGATTTTGATATTCACTCTCGATCGCTCTTGATTCTGGGCAAAGGTCGGGGCACTCAGAAAACATCGATCAGCCTCAGTCATCCTACGATCGCTGCAATTCAAGCTTGGCTTGACACTCGAAAAGATCCCCCCGCCCATTATCCGCTGTTTATTTCCCTTGCCCCCGGTAGCTATGGCCAGCGCCTCAATAACAACTTTATTTACAAGCTGGTAGACCATGTAGCAAAAGAAGTAGGCATCCCTAAGCAAATGTCACCCCACCGGATTCGCCATTCTGCCATTACTGCCGCCCTTGATGCCACCAATGGTAATGTCCGCAAGGTTCAGAAACTCAGCCGCCACAAAAAGATCGATACCCTGATGAAGTATGACGACAATCGCCTGGATGTACAGGGTGAAATCACCGATCTGCTCTCTAATATTCTTTGA
- a CDS encoding DUF429 domain-containing protein → MRQYFYSDPLRILGVDFTSSPRVAKPIVVSNCQLKNAQLTYLGMDEYTDWQGFEAFLAQSGAWVVGMDFPMGMPRRLIEALGWGKNWQEYVQLVAGMSRDEFVATLDQYRLNQPMGDKEHRRYADVLAGAISPMKLYVVPVGKMFYEGVKRLWRSQIYIPPFYFDWVDQAFEISGTKAIEQRVALETYPALAVRRWLGRTSYKNDNKRKQTEAMRSAREEVMRRLRSPDLVDIYGVSLVIEDQAAAEIVSDGSGDQLDALICAIQAAWAVGQPNYGIPENCDRLEGWIVDPSMLRK, encoded by the coding sequence TTGAGACAATATTTTTATTCTGATCCATTGCGCATTTTGGGGGTGGACTTCACCAGCTCACCTCGTGTTGCTAAGCCGATCGTGGTGAGTAATTGCCAGCTAAAGAATGCTCAATTAACCTATCTGGGGATGGATGAGTATACTGACTGGCAAGGATTTGAAGCTTTTTTAGCACAGTCTGGAGCATGGGTGGTGGGGATGGATTTCCCGATGGGAATGCCGCGCCGTTTGATTGAGGCGCTGGGATGGGGCAAGAACTGGCAGGAATATGTGCAATTAGTAGCCGGGATGAGTCGGGACGAGTTTGTAGCAACATTGGATCAATATCGCCTAAATCAGCCAATGGGGGATAAGGAGCACCGTCGCTATGCAGATGTGTTGGCGGGGGCGATCAGCCCAATGAAGCTGTATGTAGTGCCGGTGGGGAAGATGTTTTATGAAGGGGTAAAGCGGCTGTGGCGATCGCAGATATATATCCCTCCCTTTTATTTTGATTGGGTTGATCAAGCTTTTGAAATTTCTGGCACGAAGGCGATCGAGCAGCGGGTTGCCCTGGAAACTTATCCGGCTTTGGCGGTGCGGCGGTGGCTAGGTAGAACCAGCTACAAAAATGACAATAAGAGAAAGCAAACTGAAGCAATGCGATCGGCGAGGGAAGAGGTGATGCGGCGGTTACGATCGCCAGATTTGGTAGATATTTATGGCGTTAGTTTGGTGATCGAGGATCAAGCAGCAGCCGAGATTGTGAGTGATGGGAGCGGCGATCAATTGGATGCTTTGATTTGTGCGATTCAAGCGGCCTGGGCAGTGGGTCAACCTAATTATGGTATTCCTGAAAACTGCGATCGGCTGGAGGGATGGATTGTCGATCCAAGTATGCTTAGAAAGTAG
- a CDS encoding peptidoglycan-binding protein gives MPLVRDVVGACDTGQIRGLSLQIIAVMNTLVTNVLVNFDDLNVDVNGDQINPFVQPAAKESLRLAINKRGTKLVVNSAFRTVAQQYLLRRQFELGLCGIFAAARPGFSNHEGGLALDIQDPQGWRPFLEQHSWYWLGAFDPPHFDYQFRAASRQDLGIVGVKAFQRLWNQNNPTDQIAEDGIYGAQTGARIANSPAEGFGAAPIRTLGLAEPRMEGDDVKALQEALNNNQLVEINIPVNGIFDPATAEAVKQFQEATQLLAVDGIVGAMTRRRLGLD, from the coding sequence ATGCCACTAGTAAGAGACGTTGTGGGCGCTTGTGATACTGGTCAGATTCGCGGCTTGAGTCTGCAAATTATCGCCGTGATGAATACACTGGTGACCAATGTATTGGTTAATTTTGATGATTTGAACGTAGATGTGAATGGCGATCAGATCAATCCATTTGTGCAACCCGCTGCCAAAGAATCATTGCGATTGGCGATCAACAAGCGCGGCACTAAGCTGGTGGTAAATTCAGCCTTTCGCACCGTGGCGCAACAATATTTACTACGGCGACAATTTGAACTAGGGCTATGTGGCATTTTTGCCGCTGCGAGGCCAGGATTTAGTAACCATGAAGGTGGCTTGGCGCTAGATATCCAAGACCCACAGGGATGGCGACCATTTTTGGAGCAACATAGCTGGTATTGGCTGGGCGCATTCGATCCTCCTCATTTTGATTATCAATTCCGTGCTGCCAGCCGCCAGGATCTTGGCATTGTTGGCGTCAAAGCATTTCAAAGATTATGGAACCAGAATAACCCCACTGACCAGATCGCTGAAGATGGCATCTATGGAGCCCAAACCGGAGCCAGGATCGCTAATTCCCCTGCGGAAGGCTTTGGTGCCGCACCGATCCGCACCCTGGGTCTGGCTGAACCACGCATGGAGGGTGATGATGTGAAGGCACTGCAAGAAGCTTTGAATAATAATCAATTGGTGGAAATTAATATCCCCGTAAATGGTATTTTTGACCCGGCCACAGCAGAAGCGGTAAAGCAATTCCAGGAGGCCACGCAATTGTTAGCAGTCGATGGGATTGTTGGCGCAATGACCAGAAGGCGCTTGGGATTGGATTGA
- a CDS encoding argininosuccinate synthase — protein MGRAKKVVLAYSGGVDTSVCIPYLKHEWGIEEVITLAADLGQGDELEPIRQKALDSGASVSLVGDVQEEFVRDYAFPSIQANALYENRYPLTTALARPLIAKILVDAAAEYGADAVAHGCTGKGNDQVRFDVAIAALNPELKVLAPAREWGMSREQTIAYGEKYGIPSPVKKSSPYSIDRNLLGRSIEAGILEDAWTEPPEEIYLITKAIADTPDQPAYVEIGFERGLPVSLNGKALPPLQLVTQLNTIAGDHGVGRIDMVENRLVGIKSREIYEAPAMLVLIHAHRDLESLTLTADLAQYKRGIEETYGKMIYNGLWYSPLKAALDAFIQSSQERVTGTVRVKFFKGNATIVGRQSAKSLYDEGLATYTESDEFDHKAAEGFIYVWGLPTRVWSQKLRG, from the coding sequence ATGGGTCGGGCCAAAAAAGTTGTACTGGCATATTCTGGTGGGGTAGATACTTCGGTTTGTATTCCCTACCTCAAACATGAATGGGGCATCGAAGAAGTAATTACCTTGGCGGCTGATCTTGGTCAAGGCGATGAGCTAGAACCGATCCGTCAAAAAGCACTTGATTCTGGGGCGAGTGTATCACTGGTGGGTGATGTCCAAGAAGAATTTGTGCGCGATTATGCTTTCCCTTCAATCCAAGCCAATGCCCTTTATGAAAATCGCTACCCGCTCACTACGGCGCTGGCACGGCCACTGATCGCTAAAATCCTGGTGGATGCAGCGGCAGAATATGGGGCAGATGCGGTGGCACATGGTTGCACCGGCAAAGGCAATGATCAGGTACGGTTTGATGTGGCGATCGCGGCGCTCAATCCCGAACTGAAGGTTTTGGCTCCGGCCAGAGAATGGGGCATGAGCCGAGAGCAAACGATCGCCTATGGCGAGAAATATGGCATCCCTTCACCAGTGAAGAAATCTTCCCCCTACAGCATCGATCGCAACTTGCTAGGGCGCAGCATTGAAGCAGGAATCTTGGAAGATGCCTGGACAGAGCCACCGGAAGAAATTTACTTGATCACCAAGGCGATCGCCGACACTCCCGATCAGCCCGCCTATGTGGAAATTGGGTTTGAGCGAGGTTTACCTGTTTCGCTGAATGGTAAGGCTTTGCCGCCGTTGCAACTGGTAACTCAGCTTAATACGATCGCTGGTGATCACGGGGTTGGCCGCATCGACATGGTGGAAAATCGCCTGGTGGGAATCAAGTCCCGCGAGATCTATGAAGCGCCAGCAATGTTGGTGTTAATCCATGCCCACCGTGATCTCGAAAGCCTGACCCTGACTGCGGACTTGGCTCAATATAAACGCGGCATCGAAGAAACCTACGGCAAAATGATCTATAACGGCCTGTGGTATAGTCCGCTCAAGGCGGCTCTAGATGCCTTCATTCAAAGCTCCCAGGAACGAGTTACTGGCACAGTGCGGGTTAAGTTCTTTAAGGGCAACGCCACAATCGTCGGTCGTCAATCGGCTAAGTCACTCTATGATGAGGGGCTGGCGACCTATACTGAGTCGGACGAGTTCGATCACAAGGCAGCAGAAGGCTTTATTTATGTTTGGGGCTTGCCGACCAGGGTTTGGTCACAAAAGCTACGCGGCTAG
- a CDS encoding LON peptidase substrate-binding domain-containing protein, producing MTSSISVRELPLFPLPDLVLFPGQHLPLHIFEYRYRMMMNTILEGDRRFGVLMHNPATGKPEKVGCCAEVLQYHRLPDDRFKILTIGQQRFRVLEYVRETPFLVGLVEWVDDDLSAENENPFALATEVRELLGDVVRLSQKLTDQEIELPNIPNSPIELSYWIASSFQGASSEQQNLLETQDTTLRLKREAEILSSTRSQLAARTVLKETLNQ from the coding sequence ATGACCTCCTCAATCTCAGTTCGTGAATTGCCCCTTTTCCCCCTACCGGATCTGGTGCTATTCCCAGGGCAACATCTACCCTTACATATTTTTGAATATCGTTATCGGATGATGATGAATACGATCCTGGAGGGCGATCGGCGTTTTGGCGTATTGATGCATAATCCCGCCACTGGCAAGCCGGAAAAAGTGGGTTGCTGCGCCGAGGTGTTGCAATACCATCGCCTGCCCGATGATCGCTTTAAGATCCTCACGATTGGTCAACAACGGTTCAGGGTGCTCGAATATGTGCGGGAAACGCCTTTTCTGGTTGGCCTAGTGGAGTGGGTTGATGATGATCTGTCGGCAGAAAATGAAAACCCCTTTGCACTAGCCACTGAAGTAAGGGAATTATTGGGCGATGTGGTGCGACTATCGCAAAAGCTGACCGATCAGGAAATTGAATTGCCTAATATCCCCAATAGTCCGATCGAGTTGTCCTATTGGATCGCCAGCAGTTTTCAAGGAGCCAGTAGCGAACAACAAAACTTGCTCGAAACTCAAGATACGACGCTGCGATTGAAGCGTGAAGCAGAGATTTTATCCTCAACTCGGAGTCAGCTAGCCGCTAGAACGGTTTTAAAGGAAACTTTGAACCAGTAA
- the ald gene encoding alanine dehydrogenase: MKIGVPKEIKDQEFRVGLTPAAVASLVGRSHQVFVQMGAGVGSGFSDHEYIETGATIVETAAEVYEQELVVKVKEPLPTEYELLHPGLILFTYLHLAADRQLTEALIRSQATCIAYETVQTDAGHLPLLTPMSIIAGRLAVQFGAHFLTKQQGGRGVLLGGVPGVRPGRVVILGGGMVGTEAARIAVGLGARVQILDINLERLGELETIFGSRVELLISNPANIIETVADADLVVGAVLIPGGRAPILVTEKLVAQMRSGSVIVDVAVDQGGCIETMHPTSHSQPVYEKAGILHYGVPNIPGAVPWTATQALVNATFPYTSAIATYGLDALDKDPVLGRGLNIKGGKIYHPAVAKAFPAL, from the coding sequence ATGAAAATTGGTGTGCCCAAGGAAATCAAAGATCAAGAATTTCGGGTCGGTCTCACCCCAGCCGCGGTGGCTAGTTTGGTGGGGCGATCGCATCAGGTCTTTGTCCAAATGGGGGCAGGAGTTGGCTCTGGGTTCAGTGATCATGAATATATTGAGACTGGGGCAACGATCGTCGAAACAGCCGCAGAGGTTTATGAACAAGAGCTGGTGGTAAAGGTAAAAGAACCCTTACCGACTGAATATGAACTGCTGCATCCAGGGCTGATTCTGTTTACCTATCTGCATTTGGCCGCCGATCGCCAACTAACAGAAGCCTTAATCCGATCGCAAGCTACCTGTATTGCCTATGAAACTGTTCAAACCGATGCTGGGCATTTGCCATTACTCACGCCAATGAGCATTATTGCGGGGCGATTGGCGGTGCAATTTGGCGCGCATTTTCTCACTAAGCAACAAGGTGGTCGCGGCGTTCTGCTAGGCGGTGTTCCAGGAGTACGACCTGGGCGGGTAGTGATTCTGGGCGGCGGCATGGTTGGTACGGAAGCGGCCAGGATTGCGGTGGGATTGGGCGCTAGAGTGCAAATCCTGGATATTAATTTAGAACGTCTAGGTGAATTAGAAACAATCTTTGGCTCACGGGTGGAGTTGTTGATCAGCAATCCAGCGAATATTATTGAAACTGTGGCAGATGCAGACCTGGTCGTGGGTGCAGTGCTGATTCCTGGCGGCCGCGCCCCGATCCTGGTTACAGAAAAGTTGGTGGCACAAATGCGATCGGGGTCAGTAATAGTTGATGTGGCCGTTGATCAAGGTGGCTGCATTGAAACGATGCATCCTACTTCCCATTCGCAACCAGTCTATGAAAAAGCTGGTATTTTGCATTATGGGGTACCAAATATTCCTGGTGCGGTACCCTGGACTGCTACCCAAGCATTAGTGAATGCTACTTTTCCCTACACCAGCGCGATCGCCACCTATGGTCTGGATGCCCTCGATAAAGATCCGGTTCTGGGGCGGGGCTTGAATATTAAAGGCGGCAAAATTTACCACCCAGCCGTAGCCAAGGCATTTCCTGCTCTTTAG
- a CDS encoding riboflavin synthase, translating into MFTGLIQAIGQIEQLSDRAITICCPPAITSKLAIGDSVAVNGICLTVVEILPMGFTADISPETLSRSNLQEDELRYVNLETALAVGDKLGGHFVSGHIDGMGMLQEVNNSGHAWELSFTAKDATARYVVYKGSISINGVSLTIANCNEKGTWFKVAVIPHTYEQTNLNHLKPGNSVNLEGDLLGKYVEKFLRYAPNPDRLADFEQGRINTYPGFGDQANVPEISTEFLAEHGWL; encoded by the coding sequence ATGTTTACCGGATTAATCCAGGCGATCGGCCAAATTGAACAACTCAGCGATCGGGCGATTACAATTTGCTGTCCCCCTGCAATTACCAGCAAACTGGCGATCGGTGATAGCGTGGCGGTCAATGGGATTTGCCTGACGGTGGTGGAAATTTTACCAATGGGGTTCACCGCCGATATTTCCCCTGAAACCCTCAGCCGCTCTAATCTGCAAGAAGATGAGTTACGCTACGTGAATCTGGAAACAGCCTTAGCCGTGGGTGATAAGCTGGGTGGGCACTTTGTCAGTGGGCATATTGATGGAATGGGTATGCTCCAGGAAGTAAACAATTCTGGCCATGCCTGGGAACTAAGTTTTACGGCCAAAGATGCCACGGCTCGGTATGTGGTCTATAAGGGTAGCATCTCGATTAATGGAGTGAGCCTGACGATCGCTAATTGCAATGAAAAAGGCACCTGGTTCAAGGTGGCGGTGATTCCCCACACCTATGAGCAAACTAATTTAAATCATCTCAAACCTGGTAATAGCGTTAACCTGGAAGGCGATCTACTCGGTAAATATGTAGAGAAGTTTTTGCGTTATGCACCCAATCCCGATCGCTTGGCTGACTTTGAGCAGGGGCGGATCAATACCTATCCTGGGTTTGGCGATCAAGCAAATGTGCCAGAGATTTCAACGGAGTTTTTAGCTGAACATGGCTGGCTCTAA
- a CDS encoding ABC transporter ATP-binding protein codes for MNKSAPAQAIQNENAVDTAYILEARKLSKCFGGLRAVQDVDMHVCEGSITGLIGPNGAGKTTFFNLLSNFLTPDNGRVIFEGRSIEKLPPHHIAQRGMVRTFQVPRVLSRLSVLENMLLAAQNQVGEKFWNAWFGGKQIAMQEKENREKAKEILESVGLIHMCNNYAGALSGGQRKLLEIARALMCDPKLILLDEPAAGVNPALIEEICRHIQRWNRSGLSFLIIEHNMDVIMSLCDRVWVLAEGSNLANGDPQQVRTNPKVLEAYLGSS; via the coding sequence ATGAATAAATCCGCTCCAGCCCAGGCTATCCAGAATGAGAATGCTGTTGATACTGCTTATATCTTGGAAGCCAGAAAACTATCAAAATGTTTTGGTGGCCTCAGGGCTGTCCAAGACGTTGATATGCATGTGTGCGAAGGTAGCATCACTGGGTTGATTGGCCCAAATGGAGCCGGGAAGACTACTTTTTTTAATTTATTGTCGAATTTCCTCACCCCTGATAATGGCAGGGTGATATTTGAAGGCAGATCGATCGAAAAGTTGCCCCCTCATCACATTGCCCAAAGGGGGATGGTACGCACTTTCCAGGTGCCCAGGGTATTATCGCGTTTATCGGTCTTAGAAAATATGCTCTTGGCAGCGCAGAATCAAGTCGGTGAAAAGTTCTGGAATGCCTGGTTTGGTGGTAAGCAAATTGCTATGCAGGAAAAAGAAAACCGCGAAAAAGCAAAGGAGATCCTGGAATCAGTGGGCTTGATTCATATGTGTAATAACTATGCGGGGGCGCTTTCGGGTGGGCAGCGCAAGTTATTAGAGATCGCCAGAGCGCTGATGTGTGATCCTAAGTTAATTTTGCTAGATGAGCCTGCCGCTGGGGTTAATCCGGCGCTGATTGAAGAAATTTGCCGCCACATTCAACGCTGGAATCGATCGGGGTTGAGCTTTTTGATCATTGAGCACAACATGGATGTGATTATGTCACTGTGCGATCGGGTCTGGGTCTTGGCGGAGGGCAGCAATCTGGCCAATGGTGACCCACAGCAGGTGCGCACTAATCCTAAGGTATTGGAGGCTTATTTGGGTAGCAGTTGA
- a CDS encoding DUF4349 domain-containing protein, with amino-acid sequence MLLGAYLLNIYYPLLFSIIIWNCYILNLNDSQPTSRAARRRVSLQIRVPQQQLETVMAQIADLGEVRRSSITAEDVSNQLVDLQARLVNLRQTEASLLEIMERSGSVSEVLEVAQELSQTREQIERIDAQLQSLQTRVAYSTITISIEASVSTAEPDGIPLGFQLKDTWRDASQSFASFTIGVIKFLIWLLVYSPYLLAIAVIVWLIRRFSGGKRLQHLKTAIASANPLADHTNTSNPSNASQATNQNHIDRDKAKINSEVDPELNHTDEQTDEQTGDRPENVGEVKNEKRSPDSSMINDD; translated from the coding sequence ATTCTTCTAGGGGCATATCTTCTCAACATATACTACCCTCTATTATTCTCTATAATCATCTGGAATTGCTATATTCTCAACTTAAACGATTCCCAACCCACCAGCAGGGCGGCTAGGCGGCGGGTGAGTCTGCAAATTCGTGTCCCGCAACAGCAGCTAGAAACAGTGATGGCACAGATTGCCGATCTAGGTGAAGTAAGACGCAGTAGCATCACCGCCGAGGATGTGTCGAATCAGTTGGTTGATTTGCAGGCACGCCTGGTAAATCTTCGCCAGACCGAGGCCAGCTTGCTGGAAATCATGGAGCGATCGGGATCGGTGAGTGAAGTATTGGAAGTGGCTCAGGAACTCAGCCAGACCCGTGAGCAGATCGAGCGAATTGATGCCCAACTGCAATCACTGCAAACTCGCGTAGCCTATTCCACCATCACGATCTCAATTGAAGCCAGTGTTAGCACGGCGGAACCGGATGGCATCCCGCTTGGTTTCCAGCTTAAGGATACCTGGCGCGATGCTTCGCAATCCTTTGCTAGCTTTACAATCGGGGTAATTAAATTCTTGATCTGGCTATTGGTCTACAGCCCCTATCTGTTGGCGATCGCGGTAATAGTTTGGCTGATCAGGCGCTTTAGTGGTGGCAAGCGATTGCAGCACTTGAAAACGGCGATCGCCTCAGCAAATCCCCTGGCTGACCATACTAATACGTCTAATCCGTCTAATGCATCACAGGCTACAAATCAAAACCACATTGATCGGGATAAGGCAAAGATTAATTCAGAGGTAGATCCAGAGTTAAATCATACGGATGAGCAGACGGATGAACAGACTGGCGATCGCCCAGAGAATGTTGGGGAGGTTAAGAATGAAAAGCGATCGCCTGATTCGAGTATGATCAATGACGATTAG
- a CDS encoding helix-turn-helix domain-containing protein — MPLEEFIASNPDPREMKRALAVQMRLKEMKHHEIQPILGVSSNYISRWERKYREQGIAGLRLGHKGSAGFLSKVERQAVVEWIAQERQRTVSEVVEHIAQNYGVIYRSVQSYYDLLKSAGMSWHKGRKKAPGMMHLWCTSITK; from the coding sequence ATGCCCCTAGAAGAATTTATCGCCAGTAACCCAGACCCGCGCGAGATGAAACGCGCATTAGCAGTACAAATGCGTCTTAAGGAGATGAAACACCATGAAATTCAACCAATCCTAGGCGTGAGTTCAAACTATATCAGCCGCTGGGAGAGAAAGTATAGAGAGCAAGGCATAGCAGGTTTGAGGCTAGGCCATAAAGGCAGTGCGGGCTTTTTGAGTAAGGTAGAGCGTCAGGCGGTAGTTGAATGGATCGCTCAAGAAAGGCAACGTACAGTATCTGAAGTAGTTGAACATATAGCCCAGAACTATGGAGTGATATACCGTTCGGTGCAAAGCTATTACGATTTGCTCAAAAGTGCTGGCATGAGTTGGCATAAGGGGAGAAAAAAAGCCCCAGGTATGATGCATCTGTGGTGCACGAGCATAACCAAATGA